One Bacteroidales bacterium DNA window includes the following coding sequences:
- a CDS encoding type I restriction-modification system subunit M codes for MNKQKLAAKIWASANQMRSKIEANEYKDYILGFIFYKYLSEKELQFAKKEDFTEVDIKALSEEDTETVEHIKSNIGYFIAYDNLFSTWISMGKDFDVANVRDALSAFSRLISPAHKKLFDGIFDTLQTGLSKLGDSAASQTKAIRDLLHLIKDIPMDGRQDYDVLGFIYEYLIGMFAANAGKKAGEFYTPYEVSVLMSEIIAHHLRDKKEIQIYDPTSGSGSLLINIGSSVAKHIDDENNIKFYAQELKENTYNLTRMNLVMRGLLPNNIITRNGDTLEDDWPYFDENNPIHTYNPLYVDAVVSNPPYSQKWDPSHKEADPRYSRFGLAPKSKADYAFLLHDLFHIKPDGIMAIVLPHGVLFRGGEESVIREKLIEANHIDTIIGLPPSIFFGTGIPTIVMILKQKRANTDVLIVDASKGFVKEGKNNKLRASDIKRIADAVRDRESFLKFSKVVTREEIRENEYNLNIPRYVDSSENPESWDIYASMFGGIPENEIDDLQNYWDAFPQLRETLFAKNLPINSNLIVQDINAAIKEHESVQAFVSGFNTAFSDFDSFLKTELLTNILTVKINREKTVLSDDIFKRLENIKLIDKYEAYQLLDNEWDVIKVDLEIIQTEGFEATKKVDPNMVTKKKDGVEQEVQDGWMGRVMPFLLVQETYLQEELNILRAKENRVTEIATELEEIIDSLSEEERDTSILNDNNDAFVVKELNEYLKEIFADVETDEIKAIKEYLNLLESKAKKLEKENFINSQKEIDWTKMEANKDGTFGKPAVNKYLFELQSTFTFPEESFENKMVKTAALLVSEKELKAEIKAESAALHLKTKETIENLTNKHVYELLDLKWIAPVVSSLNNLPETISTQLTNKVQVLADKYAITYSDVAKEIKEAESTLSSLIGNLEGNEFDMKGLNELKSLLKTTEQNG; via the coding sequence ATGAACAAACAAAAACTTGCTGCTAAAATTTGGGCATCTGCTAATCAGATGCGTTCTAAAATTGAAGCCAACGAATACAAAGACTACATTTTAGGTTTCATCTTCTATAAATACTTATCAGAAAAGGAACTCCAATTTGCAAAGAAAGAAGACTTCACTGAGGTGGATATAAAAGCACTTAGCGAAGAAGACACTGAAACCGTTGAACACATCAAAAGCAATATTGGGTACTTTATAGCTTATGACAACTTGTTCTCTACTTGGATTAGCATGGGCAAGGACTTTGATGTTGCTAATGTTCGTGATGCTCTTTCTGCTTTTAGCCGCTTGATAAGTCCTGCTCACAAGAAACTGTTTGACGGAATCTTTGACACTTTACAAACTGGACTAAGCAAATTGGGTGACAGTGCAGCTTCGCAAACAAAAGCCATTCGTGACTTACTGCATTTAATCAAGGATATTCCAATGGATGGCAGACAGGATTATGATGTGCTTGGCTTTATTTATGAATACCTAATTGGAATGTTTGCTGCAAATGCAGGAAAAAAAGCGGGTGAATTTTACACTCCGTATGAAGTTTCAGTTCTTATGTCAGAAATAATTGCACATCATTTAAGAGACAAAAAAGAAATTCAAATTTATGACCCGACAAGTGGTTCGGGTTCTTTACTTATCAATATTGGCAGTAGTGTTGCGAAACACATTGATGACGAAAACAACATAAAATTCTACGCTCAAGAACTCAAAGAAAACACATACAACTTAACTAGGATGAACCTAGTAATGAGAGGACTTTTGCCAAACAATATTATCACACGAAACGGAGACACTTTAGAAGATGATTGGCCATATTTCGATGAAAACAACCCGATACACACTTACAATCCACTTTATGTAGATGCCGTAGTTTCCAATCCCCCCTATTCTCAAAAGTGGGATCCTTCCCACAAAGAAGCCGACCCACGTTATTCAAGGTTTGGACTTGCACCTAAATCAAAAGCAGATTACGCTTTTTTACTACACGACCTTTTTCACATCAAGCCTGATGGAATTATGGCAATTGTATTGCCACATGGTGTTTTATTCCGTGGCGGTGAGGAAAGCGTTATTCGTGAAAAATTAATTGAAGCGAATCACATTGATACAATCATTGGTTTGCCACCAAGTATATTTTTTGGTACAGGCATTCCGACAATCGTAATGATATTAAAACAGAAACGTGCCAACACAGATGTATTAATAGTTGACGCTTCTAAAGGTTTTGTTAAAGAAGGGAAAAATAATAAACTACGTGCCTCTGACATTAAACGAATTGCTGATGCAGTTCGTGACCGTGAATCATTCCTAAAATTTTCAAAAGTTGTAACTCGAGAAGAAATCAGAGAGAATGAGTACAACCTAAATATTCCACGTTATGTTGATTCTTCTGAGAATCCTGAAAGTTGGGACATCTACGCTTCTATGTTTGGAGGTATTCCAGAAAATGAAATTGACGACTTGCAAAATTATTGGGACGCATTTCCACAATTGCGAGAAACACTATTTGCCAAAAACTTACCCATTAACTCAAACTTAATTGTACAAGACATCAACGCTGCAATAAAAGAACATGAAAGTGTTCAAGCATTCGTAAGCGGTTTCAATACAGCATTTTCGGATTTTGATAGTTTTTTGAAAACCGAATTATTGACCAATATCCTAACCGTAAAAATTAACAGAGAAAAAACAGTTTTAAGTGACGACATATTTAAGCGATTGGAAAACATCAAGCTGATTGATAAATATGAAGCCTACCAATTGTTAGACAACGAATGGGATGTAATCAAAGTTGATTTGGAGATTATACAAACAGAAGGATTTGAGGCAACCAAAAAAGTTGACCCAAACATGGTTACCAAGAAAAAAGACGGAGTTGAGCAAGAAGTGCAAGACGGTTGGATGGGTAGAGTAATGCCTTTCTTATTAGTGCAGGAAACCTACTTGCAAGAGGAGTTAAATATTTTGAGAGCCAAAGAAAATAGAGTTACTGAAATTGCCACAGAATTAGAAGAAATCATTGATTCACTTTCGGAGGAAGAAAGGGATACAAGTATTTTAAATGACAATAATGATGCTTTTGTGGTAAAAGAACTCAACGAATATTTGAAAGAGATTTTTGCCGATGTTGAAACCGATGAAATCAAAGCAATAAAAGAGTATCTGAACTTATTGGAAAGTAAAGCCAAGAAGCTCGAAAAAGAAAACTTCATCAATTCTCAGAAGGAGATTGATTGGACTAAAATGGAGGCTAACAAAGACGGAACATTTGGCAAGCCTGCTGTAAACAAGTATTTATTTGAATTGCAATCAACGTTTACTTTCCCTGAAGAATCTTTTGAAAACAAGATGGTTAAAACAGCTGCCTTGTTAGTAAGCGAGAAAGAATTGAAGGCTGAAATAAAAGCGGAATCCGCTGCACTTCATTTAAAGACAAAAGAAACGATTGAAAACCTGACAAACAAACATGTTTATGAATTGCTTGATTTAAAATGGATTGCTCCAGTTGTTTCATCGTTGAACAACTTACCTGAAACCATCAGCACTCAACTTACCAATAAAGTACAGGTACTTGCTGACAAATACGCTATTACTTATTCGGACGTAGCAAAAGAAATTAAAGAAGCAGAAAGCACCTTATCATCATTGATTGGCAACCTAGAAGGCAACGAGTTTGACATGAAGGGTTTGAACGAATTGAAATCACTTTTAAAAACAACAGAGCAAAATGGCTAA
- a CDS encoding MG2 domain-containing protein — MKKIIYAITLTIIMLAAACSRTSEDYTPSDPQQFTGYISSYTSGVISAHAPVVIKLSKAVAAYEPGTRLPEKTLSFTPSISGHAYLTDAYTIEYRPVGLLEHGERYTGVFKLDRVLDTIGVSANFVFDFMVIAQDFNVFPGRLMEARSNEEKRKDYEGLMITADDMRVEDAQKILSISSPEDGLKLEIIPESPRQFNYAIRNIPRRDKAYAIHLQWNGEEIGFAKQGSLDIHIPSVNEFTLLNVAVSQDDKDQFIRLTFSDPVDPLQNLTGLVQIKQHDKNLRIQRQGSDLLVYPQQRINGEATLVLDAALRNASGNALGSRQELVVALSALKPQVEIAGKGNIMPDSRNLMLSFRSVSLRAVDVTVYKIYSDNVMQFFQNEGYNTSYNLREVSRPVYRKMVRLDKNPEIDLLQWNAFSIDLTDMINRDPAAIYSLKISFRKEYALFNCGTDDEDELKKFENLPLYNEGEAFWWDGGDSYYYEFPENYRWAQRDDPCTDSYYVPERFPRRNLLSGNLGIIAKSSDNKKFTVAVTNLLTTAPEGAATVDFYNFQKQHIGNIATNSEGLARITLEQVPYLIRASKGGQQAWLKVDDGSSLSMSTFDVSGQQVSGGIKGMMYGERGVWRPGDTLFLAFVMDDISANLPYNHPVVMELYNPRGQLSAREVKTEGVNGFYVFKPTTNSQDPTGSWRARIIVGGATFEKSIRIETIKPNRLKMDLSFGRKILSQNQSVTLKVAWLHGAVAANLEASVNLRLRDFKHTFDKFEDYNFTDPAKTYGGFEETIFTGTLDGKGNTSFPLDIQTNDQAPGMLQAVFTTRVTETGGDQSTDVTTMPFAPYPQFVGIKIPYDSQYKNMLTTGTKHEIKIATVDKNGAPVSATGIRLKIFRVSWNWWWSAQNDNLARWAQGEDANLVEQFVFSTNNGTATVPLTIADDDWGRYYLQLVDTRYGHTAGTTVYFDWANEEQRANRGNPAGATLIDITTDKTTYQPGDMVKVTFASAENSSALLSLENGSNVLDYWWVNCKPGETKTEFAVKADMAPNAYLYVTLLQPHAQTINDRPIRMYGVVPIMVEVPESRLNPKVEAPEKVRPDAVYNIKVSEKNGKAMTYTLAVVDEGLLGLTRFATPDLWQHFYAREALGVKTWDLYDEVLGAYGGRLQKVLAIGGDQSALRYGEQKANRFKPVVTFLGPFELARKKTAVHQLHMPNYVGAVRVMVIAANNGAYGSAEAEIAVKQPVMILPTAPRVIGPGETFDLPVTVFAMNDEIRTVELQLSTKGKLEVMGSKTTTVSFDRAGEKTGYFSLKAPEGAEGFSSLTVQATAGSETTSQTIELQVRNPIEPVTRLKTFALDAGESKTIPYDFFGVEGSNSGTLAVSSFPSIHLDQHLKYLVAYPYGCVEQITSSAFAQLYLDKLTSLTDEQKARVSRNVMAGIRKIAAFQQTNGALSYWPGNSHITEWGTSYAGHFMLLAAQKGYLIPFDFKRKWLNWQTEKASQYNHSFADSEEALMQAYRLYTLALAGEPNMSAMNRLRETELSATARWRLAAAYQLSGQPEVATSLTENIKAEAQYQYKRPGRTYGSQLRDEAMILEVLVMMNKQEAAFELAGRMAQKMQTSWLSTQSAAFALYALATFAGDDAFGKSFTFDFEKNKKSQTVRSLVPVYTVALEAVDAGNSMTVKNTNDGRLFLTRTITGRPNFGTEIAESKNITMEVSYQTMSGAQLPVGSIKQGTDFQAIVTIRNSGLAGSIDNMALSQVFPSGWEILSTRYADAGEGNAAASDWDYRDIRDDRVYTFFNLNRNGVRRYSVMLHAAYTGRYYLPPVTCHAMYDDAIYARTAGQWVEVVR; from the coding sequence ATGAAAAAGATTATTTACGCCATTACATTGACGATCATTATGCTGGCGGCAGCGTGTTCGCGCACCAGCGAAGATTACACACCGAGCGACCCGCAGCAATTCACCGGCTACATCAGCAGCTATACTTCGGGAGTTATTTCGGCCCATGCGCCTGTGGTTATCAAACTTAGTAAAGCTGTGGCTGCCTATGAACCCGGCACGCGTCTGCCCGAAAAGACGCTCAGTTTTACTCCGTCCATTTCTGGTCATGCCTACCTTACCGATGCCTACACCATCGAATATCGACCTGTTGGCTTATTGGAACATGGCGAGCGATACACAGGCGTTTTTAAACTCGATAGGGTGCTCGACACTATCGGTGTGTCGGCAAATTTTGTTTTCGATTTTATGGTCATCGCACAGGACTTCAATGTTTTTCCGGGACGACTTATGGAAGCACGGAGCAATGAGGAAAAGCGCAAAGATTACGAGGGTCTGATGATCACTGCCGACGACATGCGTGTGGAAGATGCACAAAAAATATTATCCATTTCTTCGCCTGAGGACGGCTTAAAGCTGGAAATCATTCCGGAAAGTCCGCGCCAGTTTAATTATGCCATTCGCAACATACCGCGACGCGACAAGGCTTACGCCATTCATCTGCAATGGAACGGCGAAGAAATTGGTTTTGCCAAACAGGGTAGTTTGGATATTCACATTCCGTCGGTTAACGAGTTCACTTTGCTCAATGTCGCCGTTAGCCAGGACGACAAAGATCAGTTTATCAGGCTTACCTTTTCCGATCCTGTTGATCCGCTACAAAATCTCACCGGGCTGGTGCAGATAAAACAACACGATAAAAACCTGCGCATCCAACGTCAGGGTTCCGACCTGCTGGTATATCCGCAACAGCGTATCAATGGCGAAGCCACGCTTGTACTGGATGCTGCTTTGCGGAATGCTTCGGGCAACGCTCTGGGCAGTCGCCAGGAACTGGTGGTAGCACTCTCGGCGCTCAAGCCGCAGGTGGAGATAGCCGGCAAAGGCAATATCATGCCCGACAGCCGCAACCTGATGCTCTCCTTCCGCAGCGTGAGCCTGCGCGCGGTGGACGTTACCGTTTATAAAATCTATTCGGACAACGTGATGCAGTTTTTTCAAAATGAAGGTTATAATACATCCTACAACCTGCGTGAGGTAAGCCGTCCGGTGTATCGTAAAATGGTACGCCTTGACAAAAATCCAGAAATCGATCTGTTGCAATGGAATGCTTTTTCCATCGATCTTACCGACATGATCAACCGTGATCCGGCAGCCATCTACAGCTTAAAAATTTCTTTCCGAAAAGAATATGCACTCTTCAACTGTGGCACCGACGACGAAGATGAATTGAAGAAATTTGAAAATCTGCCGCTTTATAACGAAGGTGAAGCATTCTGGTGGGATGGTGGCGACAGTTACTACTACGAGTTTCCCGAAAATTACCGATGGGCGCAGCGCGACGATCCCTGCACGGATTCGTATTATGTTCCCGAGCGATTCCCACGGCGCAACCTGCTGTCGGGCAACCTGGGCATCATTGCCAAAAGCTCCGACAACAAAAAGTTTACGGTGGCTGTCACCAACCTTTTGACCACTGCCCCGGAAGGTGCTGCCACAGTCGATTTTTATAATTTTCAGAAACAGCATATCGGCAACATCGCAACCAACAGCGAGGGCCTGGCACGCATCACACTTGAGCAGGTGCCTTATCTCATCCGCGCTAGCAAGGGAGGGCAGCAAGCCTGGCTCAAAGTGGATGACGGCAGCTCGCTCTCGATGAGCACTTTTGATGTATCAGGACAACAGGTGAGCGGTGGAATAAAAGGGATGATGTATGGCGAACGCGGTGTTTGGCGTCCGGGCGACACGCTCTTTCTTGCTTTTGTAATGGACGACATCTCCGCCAATCTGCCTTATAATCATCCGGTGGTGATGGAGCTTTACAATCCGCGCGGCCAGCTCTCGGCACGCGAGGTAAAGACCGAAGGTGTGAATGGATTTTATGTTTTTAAACCCACAACCAACTCCCAGGATCCCACCGGTAGTTGGCGTGCGCGTATTATTGTGGGTGGCGCCACTTTCGAGAAATCCATCCGCATCGAAACCATCAAACCCAACCGGCTGAAAATGGATTTATCTTTCGGAAGGAAAATCCTCTCTCAAAATCAATCTGTAACGCTCAAGGTTGCCTGGCTGCATGGTGCCGTGGCAGCCAACCTCGAAGCCTCCGTAAATCTTCGCCTGAGAGATTTCAAACACACCTTTGATAAATTTGAAGATTACAACTTTACCGATCCCGCCAAAACGTATGGCGGTTTTGAAGAGACGATATTTACAGGAACGCTCGATGGCAAAGGAAATACCTCTTTCCCACTCGACATCCAGACCAATGACCAGGCGCCCGGCATGCTGCAGGCTGTCTTTACCACCCGCGTAACCGAAACCGGCGGCGACCAAAGCACGGATGTAACGACGATGCCTTTTGCGCCTTATCCGCAGTTTGTAGGAATCAAAATTCCCTACGACAGCCAGTACAAAAATATGCTCACCACCGGAACCAAACATGAGATAAAGATAGCTACTGTAGATAAAAATGGCGCTCCTGTTTCAGCTACCGGAATCCGGCTAAAGATTTTCAGGGTGTCGTGGAACTGGTGGTGGAGTGCACAAAATGATAATCTTGCACGATGGGCACAAGGCGAAGACGCCAATCTTGTCGAGCAATTTGTCTTTTCCACAAACAACGGCACAGCCACCGTACCGCTCACTATTGCCGACGACGACTGGGGTCGTTACTACCTGCAGCTGGTAGATACCCGCTATGGCCACACTGCCGGCACCACGGTTTACTTCGACTGGGCAAACGAAGAACAGCGCGCCAATCGTGGCAACCCTGCCGGAGCAACCTTGATCGACATCACCACCGACAAAACTACCTACCAGCCCGGCGATATGGTAAAAGTAACTTTTGCCTCTGCCGAAAACAGTTCAGCATTGCTCAGCCTCGAAAATGGCTCCAATGTACTCGACTATTGGTGGGTAAATTGTAAACCCGGTGAAACGAAGACGGAATTTGCCGTCAAGGCAGATATGGCTCCCAACGCTTATCTGTACGTCACATTGCTGCAGCCACACGCACAAACCATCAACGACAGGCCAATCCGAATGTATGGCGTAGTTCCAATCATGGTGGAAGTTCCCGAGTCGCGGCTGAACCCGAAAGTGGAAGCCCCAGAAAAGGTGCGTCCCGATGCTGTTTATAACATTAAAGTCTCAGAAAAGAATGGAAAAGCCATGACTTACACGCTTGCTGTGGTGGACGAAGGATTGCTAGGGCTTACGCGTTTTGCTACGCCCGACCTGTGGCAGCATTTTTATGCCCGCGAAGCGTTGGGTGTCAAAACATGGGATCTTTATGATGAGGTGCTTGGCGCTTATGGCGGTAGGTTGCAAAAAGTGCTTGCCATCGGTGGCGACCAGTCGGCGCTGCGATATGGCGAGCAGAAAGCCAACCGCTTCAAACCGGTGGTGACGTTTCTGGGGCCTTTTGAGCTGGCACGCAAAAAAACCGCTGTGCATCAACTGCACATGCCCAATTACGTGGGCGCCGTTCGTGTGATGGTAATAGCTGCCAACAATGGCGCTTATGGATCGGCTGAAGCCGAAATAGCTGTAAAGCAGCCGGTGATGATTCTTCCCACAGCGCCACGTGTCATTGGTCCGGGCGAAACCTTCGATCTGCCGGTAACGGTGTTTGCCATGAACGATGAAATACGCACCGTAGAACTTCAGCTTTCTACCAAAGGAAAACTCGAAGTTATGGGTAGTAAAACCACCACCGTTAGTTTTGATCGGGCAGGTGAAAAAACAGGATATTTTAGCCTGAAAGCTCCGGAAGGTGCGGAAGGCTTTTCGAGCTTGACGGTGCAGGCCACCGCGGGCAGCGAAACCACCTCTCAAACCATTGAGCTGCAAGTGCGCAATCCCATCGAACCTGTAACACGCCTTAAAACTTTTGCGCTTGACGCAGGAGAATCTAAAACGATTCCTTATGATTTCTTTGGTGTGGAAGGCAGCAACAGCGGCACGCTTGCCGTTTCGTCGTTCCCATCGATTCATCTCGACCAGCACCTGAAATATTTGGTGGCATATCCGTATGGATGCGTAGAGCAAATTACCTCGAGCGCTTTTGCACAGCTATACCTCGACAAACTCACCAGCCTCACCGACGAACAGAAGGCGCGGGTAAGCCGCAATGTGATGGCAGGTATTCGCAAAATAGCTGCTTTTCAGCAAACCAATGGGGCTTTATCTTACTGGCCGGGCAACAGCCACATCACCGAATGGGGAACCAGCTATGCAGGCCACTTTATGTTGCTGGCCGCACAAAAAGGCTATCTCATCCCATTCGACTTTAAACGGAAATGGCTCAACTGGCAAACCGAAAAGGCAAGCCAATATAATCATAGCTTTGCGGATAGCGAAGAAGCGCTGATGCAGGCTTACAGGCTATATACTTTGGCATTGGCCGGCGAGCCTAATATGAGTGCCATGAACCGCCTGCGCGAAACGGAGCTTTCAGCTACAGCACGCTGGCGGCTGGCAGCAGCTTATCAGCTTTCCGGTCAGCCGGAAGTAGCTACATCGCTCACCGAAAACATAAAGGCGGAAGCCCAATATCAATATAAAAGGCCAGGGCGAACATACGGCTCACAGTTGCGCGACGAGGCCATGATACTTGAAGTGCTGGTGATGATGAATAAGCAGGAAGCAGCCTTTGAGCTGGCCGGTCGCATGGCGCAGAAGATGCAAACCAGTTGGCTCAGCACGCAGTCGGCAGCCTTTGCACTTTATGCCCTGGCTACCTTTGCCGGCGACGATGCTTTTGGCAAGAGCTTTACTTTCGATTTTGAGAAAAATAAAAAATCCCAAACCGTGCGCTCATTGGTGCCTGTTTATACTGTTGCGCTGGAAGCTGTCGATGCAGGAAACAGCATGACCGTAAAAAATACCAATGACGGCCGGTTATTCCTTACCCGAACCATCACTGGCAGACCCAATTTCGGAACTGAAATCGCCGAATCCAAAAACATAACCATGGAGGTTTCGTACCAAACGATGAGTGGTGCACAGTTGCCGGTGGGGAGTATAAAACAGGGAACCGACTTCCAGGCCATCGTCACCATCCGCAACAGCGGCCTTGCGGGCAGCATCGACAATATGGCGCTTAGTCAGGTGTTTCCGTCGGGATGGGAAATTTTGAGCACCCGCTATGCTGATGCGGGCGAAGGCAACGCCGCCGCGTCGGATTGGGATTACCGCGACATCCGCGACGACAGGGTTTACACCTTCTTCAATCTCAACCGAAATGGCGTTCGCCGCTACAGCGTAATGTTGCATGCTGCCTACACAGGCCGCTATTACCTGCCGCCGGTAACCTGCCACGCCATGTACGACGATGCCATCTATGCCCGAACCGCAGGACAATGGGTGGAAGTGGTGCGATGA
- a CDS encoding restriction endonuclease subunit S: MAKINTNPEVRFAGFEQDWEERELSKILKERKVMQKITEDAPILAFAAGQGVIDRSERKSNNRDHLTHDQENKIYKLTELNDIVYNPSNLKYGAIDRNKHGRGVISPIYVTFTTEEEPSFVELIVKSEKFKLRALQYEEGTVVKRQSVKPENLLSLKVNISSSKDEQKKIGELFDSLETLIKLHQVKRNKLLNVRRSIIQKLFPKLGSNLPAVRFNNFSDSWKELEIGLLADRHDNLRVPVKADKRVAGQTPYYGANGIQGYVKGHTHEGEFILVAEDGANNLKNYPVQYVNGKIWVNNHAHVLQAKKGIANNIYLKYAISSTNIEPFLVGGGRAKLNSEPMMKIKVWIPEDIKEQEKIGTYLYSIDQLLSLHVEGLEKIINIKKACFEKLTSATSKHFAQIK, translated from the coding sequence ATGGCTAAAATCAATACAAACCCCGAAGTACGTTTTGCTGGTTTTGAACAAGATTGGGAAGAACGAGAACTAAGCAAAATCTTGAAGGAGCGAAAAGTAATGCAAAAGATTACCGAAGATGCTCCGATACTTGCTTTTGCAGCAGGTCAAGGTGTTATTGACAGAAGCGAAAGAAAATCCAACAATCGAGACCATTTAACGCATGACCAAGAGAATAAAATTTATAAACTCACTGAATTAAATGACATAGTTTATAATCCTTCCAATCTTAAGTATGGAGCAATAGACCGCAACAAGCACGGACGTGGTGTAATTTCGCCAATTTATGTAACCTTCACTACAGAAGAAGAGCCTTCGTTTGTAGAACTCATTGTAAAAAGTGAAAAGTTCAAATTGCGAGCATTGCAATATGAAGAAGGAACAGTTGTCAAGAGACAATCTGTTAAACCTGAAAATCTATTATCTCTTAAAGTCAATATTTCATCATCAAAAGATGAACAGAAGAAAATTGGGGAGCTTTTTGACTCTTTAGAAACCCTAATAAAGCTTCATCAAGTAAAACGTAATAAATTATTAAATGTAAGAAGATCAATAATTCAAAAGTTGTTCCCAAAATTAGGTTCAAATTTGCCAGCAGTACGTTTCAATAATTTTTCTGATAGTTGGAAAGAACTTGAGATTGGACTGCTGGCAGATAGACATGATAATCTTCGAGTTCCAGTTAAAGCAGATAAAAGAGTTGCTGGACAGACACCTTACTATGGTGCAAATGGAATTCAGGGTTATGTAAAAGGACACACACATGAAGGAGAGTTTATACTAGTTGCAGAGGATGGTGCTAATAATTTAAAAAATTATCCAGTACAATATGTAAACGGCAAGATTTGGGTCAATAATCACGCCCATGTTCTCCAAGCTAAAAAAGGTATTGCAAATAATATTTATTTAAAATACGCAATCTCTTCTACTAACATAGAACCTTTTTTAGTTGGTGGTGGGAGAGCAAAATTAAATTCAGAACCAATGATGAAGATAAAGGTGTGGATTCCTGAGGATATTAAAGAACAAGAAAAAATAGGAACCTACCTTTATTCAATCGATCAAC
- a CDS encoding helix-turn-helix transcriptional regulator — protein MNRIKEVFKDRGISKTWLANKMEKSYNTINEYARNVRQPSLEDLYRIAEILDVDIKVLIVSNKK, from the coding sequence ATGAACCGAATTAAAGAAGTATTCAAGGACAGAGGGATTTCTAAAACATGGCTTGCTAACAAAATGGAAAAGAGCTACAACACCATTAATGAGTATGCTCGTAACGTAAGACAACCAAGTTTGGAGGACTTATACCGAATTGCAGAAATCCTTGATGTTGACATCAAAGTATTAATTGTTTCAAACAAGAAGTAA